The Daucus carota subsp. sativus chromosome 9, DH1 v3.0, whole genome shotgun sequence genome window below encodes:
- the LOC135149560 gene encoding AT-hook motif nuclear-localized protein 15-like: protein MSNSRKFDGSPSALLPEENHEEPKSKDTSSPSAAPGRHGGAPQFSFNSDGSLTTNSESMNGINKPVILEIPSGFDVISCVVQFALHFGLFVTVLTGHGLISDVDVAYSPGAIRPLCSSTCYHIISFSGTYRGSNAASGNIISVFHVQFVDDKGNVMGGRILSHMKAASTVTLVLAVSKNA, encoded by the coding sequence ATgagtaattcaagaaaatttgaTGGATCCCCGTCCGCACTTCTCCCGGAAGAAAATCACGAGGAACCCAAGTCCAAGGATACAAGCTCACCATCTGCAGCTCCAGGGAGGCATGGAGGAGCCCCTCAATTTTCGTTCAATTCTGATGGGTCTTTAACGACCAACAGTGAGTCGATGAATGGCATCAACAAACCGGTCATTCTGGAAATCCCTAGTGGATTTGATGTCATAAGTTGTGTGGTGCAATTTGCACTGCATTTCGGGCTTTTTGTAACTGTGCTTACTGGCCATGGACTCATTTCTGATGTCGATGTTGCCTATTCACCCGGTGCAATCCGTCCGCTGTGCAGTTCTACATGCTATCACATAATTTCATTTTCGGGGACTTACCGTGGTTCAAATGCTGCTTCTGGAAACATTATTAGTGTTTTCCATGTTCAATTTGTAGATGATAAGGGTAATGTTATGGGGGGACGAATTCTGTCTCACATGAAAGCAGCAAGTACTGTTACGCTTGTTCTTGCTGTTTCTAAAAACGCCTGA